Below is a genomic region from Terriglobales bacterium.
CGGCAGCACTGTCCCAGCATCCGCGAGGGCTTCACTTGCGATATGGAGTCAGACGTCCGGGCCAGGAGGAGCGTCGTGAAGCTGCTCAATGACCTGCAGGAACTTCAGAGACTCGCGGGAATTGCCGAATGGAGAACGGATCCGCAAAGATCAGACCGGCATCAACCAATCGCGTGGGATTGGTTCCAAGATCGTCTCGCGGCCGTTAATCAGCAACTCAGAACCTACAGTTCTTATCCCTCTCTGATTCCATCTTTTCAATCGCGGAGATCAGGGTATTTTGGACTGGCAACCTCGAAACCGTTCAGTTGCCTACCTTGGGCGCGATCAAGAAGCGTGGTGCGACAGGAGTTGCGAGCGGTACATGTAATCATCGACGCCCTCGTAAAGGGCTCCCTGCAGAGGTTGCGCCGCTGCGTGGCACCGGCGGCGCACAAAGATGAACGGGGGAGGCATGATAATACCAAACGTCCGGAGCGCGAATGCGATCGTTGGTTCGTAGCCACGAAGCCCTGGTCCAAGGCTTGTAGTAAGGACTGCCGGCTACGCGCAAAAAGGAAGTACCAGACTTCGGAGGATTACAAGAGCCGTCGACGTAAGAACCCAAACTGAGGGGGTGACAACCATGAGCCTTTACCGACGCGGTTCTGTTTACTGGTACAAATTCCGTTTCGCGGGCCAGCAGATCCGCGAGAGTGCCAAAACTACTTCGAAGACGGTTGCTCGCGATGCCGAGCGCTCCCGCCGGCGCGAGCTGGAGCTCGGATTCAATCGCATCCCCGAACGAAAGCAGGCGCCGCTGTTCAGTTCGGCAGCAAAGGACTGGCTCGCGACCAAAGCCAACCTGGCAGCCAAGACTAAGCTCGGATATGAGCAGCGCCTAAAGCCGGTGAACGCCGTGCTTGGCCAGCGGCTGGCGTGCGACGTGGGGCTAACCGAGGTTGTCGCCTACCGCGTGAGTCGGCTTGCCGATGGCGCCTCCAACCGGACTGTGAACTATGAAGTCGCGTGCATCCGCGGCGTTCTGAAGCGGCTCGGGCTGTGGGCATCCATTGCTGAGCGCATTCAACGTCTGCGTGAGAACCATGATGTCGGCCGTGCTCTCACGGCCGAACATGAGGAAAAGTTGCTGCGAGCCTGCCGCGCCAGCCAAGCCCCATCGCTCCTGCCCCTCTTCATCTTTGCGCGCGACACGGGACTGCGCGCTTCCGAAATGAAGGCACTCCAGCGCCGGGACCTTCACGTGGCGTGGAAGGACGGCCTGATCGTATCTGGAGAAGTCATCGTCCCACTTTCAAAGACGGAGGCCGGAACCGGCCGCAGCGTCCCCCTCTCCGCAGACGTGTGCAGCACGCTCACTTTGTGGCTGTCGCGCTTTCCAGAAGCCACCGGCGATTCCTACGTCTTTCCTCATCACGAGGTCCAGATGCTCAAGGGTGGCCGCGAATCGAAGATCGCCAAATTTGACCTCTCCAAGCCGATGCAGTCTTGGCAAAGGGCCTGGCGCACTGCCCAGGACGAAGCCGGCGTCCACTACCGCTGGCACGATCTCCGGCACACCTTCGTGAGCCGGC
It encodes:
- a CDS encoding site-specific integrase, producing the protein MSLYRRGSVYWYKFRFAGQQIRESAKTTSKTVARDAERSRRRELELGFNRIPERKQAPLFSSAAKDWLATKANLAAKTKLGYEQRLKPVNAVLGQRLACDVGLTEVVAYRVSRLADGASNRTVNYEVACIRGVLKRLGLWASIAERIQRLRENHDVGRALTAEHEEKLLRACRASQAPSLLPLFIFARDTGLRASEMKALQRRDLHVAWKDGLIVSGEVIVPLSKTEAGTGRSVPLSADVCSTLTLWLSRFPEATGDSYVFPHHEVQMLKGGRESKIAKFDLSKPMQSWQRAWRTAQDEAGVHYRWHDLRHTFVSRLAENPAVSEQTIRALAGHVSRSMLERYSHIRTQAKQTAIAALEASRVNASVEKQAEQKEHATQRTQ